Proteins from one Algicella marina genomic window:
- a CDS encoding TRAP transporter large permease, giving the protein MSIYLMIGLLFVLMALGVPVAAALALASLTFVVFEGMPPMIVLANMVNGINSFPLIAVPFFILAGNLMNSAGITTRIFAFARAAVGWMHGGLGHVNVGASVIFAGMSGAAVADAGGLGNIEIKAMRDAGYDPDFAVGITAASSTIGPIIPPSLPLVIYGVVAQTSIGQLFVAGLIPGLIMAGSLMIMVAWYSRRRNYPRDQHFSPKHFGTTFIQALLPLMTPVIIVGGIMSGAFTPTEAAIAAVAYALVLGLLVYQTLTWRRIVRISLETVETTAAILLIVAASAIFAWLLTANRVAETISTSLLSVTDNKVALLLLITLVVLIVGCFMETLAAITILTPVLLPVAVQIGLDPVHFGIILVLNLMIGLLTPPVGLVLYVLSKVSEVPFERCVTATAPFLIPLIAVLMLLTFVPALSMWLPQQIYR; this is encoded by the coding sequence ATGTCCATCTACCTCATGATCGGCTTGCTTTTCGTGCTCATGGCGCTTGGCGTGCCTGTCGCGGCGGCGCTCGCGCTGGCCTCGTTGACCTTTGTCGTGTTCGAAGGCATGCCTCCTATGATCGTGTTGGCCAACATGGTCAACGGGATCAATTCGTTCCCCCTGATCGCTGTGCCGTTCTTCATCCTGGCCGGCAATCTGATGAACTCCGCAGGGATCACGACTCGGATATTCGCCTTCGCCCGGGCGGCAGTAGGCTGGATGCACGGCGGGCTCGGCCACGTGAATGTCGGTGCATCCGTAATATTTGCAGGGATGTCAGGGGCTGCCGTGGCCGATGCCGGAGGCCTTGGCAACATCGAGATCAAGGCAATGCGCGACGCAGGTTACGATCCTGACTTTGCCGTCGGTATCACGGCTGCTTCCTCGACCATCGGCCCGATCATTCCGCCGTCGCTGCCACTTGTGATCTACGGCGTCGTGGCACAGACCTCGATCGGACAACTGTTCGTCGCCGGGCTCATTCCGGGGCTGATAATGGCGGGCTCGCTCATGATCATGGTCGCCTGGTACTCGCGCCGAAGGAATTACCCGCGAGATCAGCATTTCTCGCCAAAGCACTTCGGCACAACGTTCATTCAGGCACTGCTGCCGCTTATGACGCCCGTTATTATTGTTGGGGGTATCATGAGTGGAGCCTTCACCCCAACAGAGGCAGCCATCGCAGCCGTTGCTTACGCGCTGGTGCTCGGCCTGCTGGTTTACCAGACACTCACATGGCGCAGGATAGTGCGGATATCGCTCGAAACTGTAGAGACCACAGCTGCCATCCTGCTTATCGTAGCTGCTTCGGCAATCTTTGCATGGCTCCTGACAGCCAACAGAGTGGCAGAGACAATCTCTACATCCCTCCTGTCCGTCACCGACAACAAGGTCGCATTGCTGCTGTTAATCACCCTTGTTGTGCTCATCGTCGGCTGCTTCATGGAAACACTGGCAGCTATAACCATTCTGACACCAGTGCTTCTGCCAGTCGCTGTACAAATCGGCTTGGATCCGGTGCACTTCGGGATCATCCTGGTTCTGAACCTGATGATCGGCCTCCTGACACCACCGGTCGGTCTGGTTCTCTACGTTTTGTCGAAAGTCTCGGAAGTTCCGTTCGAGCGATGCGTCACCGCTACAGCGCCCTTCCTCATACCGCTGATCGCTGTGCTCATGCTCCTCACATTCGTTCCCGCTCTCTCGATGTGGCTGCCGCAGCAGATATATCGGTGA
- a CDS encoding TRAP transporter small permease, which yields MRETDDSAEGHGDGAVSPSVTFADESDNLGGLHWIDLPGIVSFWALAIVVFLQFFTRYVLNDSLAWTEEVARYLLILVCFLGSVTAVRRHSHIMLEFLIRMAPRRLGKVMAVMAEMISFAFYAGLFWIGLSLVDKTRQQMVTLPVPKKYIYAICVGALLVMTIYSALNLWRKLWATPEDIMRQLDPAATEKD from the coding sequence ATGCGGGAGACGGACGACAGTGCGGAGGGGCACGGCGATGGAGCCGTGTCCCCTTCCGTCACGTTTGCGGACGAAAGCGATAACCTTGGTGGCCTGCACTGGATCGACCTGCCCGGCATCGTTTCCTTCTGGGCGTTGGCCATCGTGGTGTTTTTGCAGTTCTTCACACGCTACGTACTGAACGACTCGCTCGCCTGGACGGAGGAGGTGGCCCGCTACCTCTTGATACTCGTATGCTTCCTCGGCTCGGTGACGGCGGTCCGTCGGCACAGCCATATCATGCTCGAATTCCTGATCCGCATGGCGCCTCGGCGATTGGGGAAGGTGATGGCGGTCATGGCAGAAATGATCTCCTTCGCCTTCTACGCCGGTCTGTTTTGGATCGGACTCTCACTCGTCGACAAGACGCGACAGCAGATGGTCACGTTACCAGTGCCCAAAAAATACATCTACGCGATCTGCGTCGGAGCCCTTCTCGTCATGACGATTTATTCAGCGTTGAACCTTTGGCGGAAACTGTGGGCGACCCCTGAAGACATCATGCGGCAGCTGGATCCGGCCGCGACCGAAAAGGACTGA
- a CDS encoding sialic acid TRAP transporter substrate-binding protein SiaP, giving the protein MIARTLRTIVACAAVGAVWVGSVSAADLKWAHVYETDSSYHKWALWAAEEVSTRTEGRVNIEVFPASSLGNESDINEGLTLGSVDIIYTGPNFAERDYGPIAISDYPFMLRDYAHWEAYRDSDLFEELSEGYREATGHSVMAITWYGYRHVTSNFPISKPTDMEGLKIRVPDSPVMVMFPNAVGANPTPIAFAEVYLALQQGVVDAQENPLPTIQFKRFYEVQSNINLTGHIGNSLIIIVSETAMGVTGEDAATLEEVMKEAAAKCADEINQSEQDLVQWFIDEGIQINEVDKAAFQEAVAPIVTDESKVPYTLEMYERLQALGQ; this is encoded by the coding sequence ATGATTGCAAGAACACTGAGGACAATTGTCGCCTGCGCGGCGGTCGGTGCAGTATGGGTCGGGTCAGTTTCTGCTGCCGACCTGAAGTGGGCTCACGTCTACGAGACAGATTCCAGTTACCACAAATGGGCACTCTGGGCGGCCGAGGAAGTCTCCACCCGCACCGAAGGCAGGGTCAATATCGAGGTGTTTCCTGCATCTTCGCTCGGCAACGAAAGTGATATCAACGAGGGTCTGACCCTGGGATCGGTTGATATTATCTACACCGGACCGAACTTCGCAGAACGAGACTATGGTCCGATAGCCATATCGGATTACCCCTTCATGTTGCGCGATTACGCACACTGGGAGGCTTACCGGGACAGCGACCTGTTTGAGGAACTTTCGGAAGGCTACCGCGAGGCGACGGGCCATTCGGTAATGGCAATTACCTGGTATGGGTACCGTCATGTGACTTCGAACTTCCCCATCTCCAAGCCGACAGACATGGAGGGACTCAAGATCCGTGTGCCCGACAGCCCGGTTATGGTGATGTTCCCGAACGCGGTAGGTGCCAACCCCACGCCCATTGCCTTCGCCGAAGTCTATCTGGCACTCCAGCAGGGCGTGGTCGATGCACAGGAGAACCCGCTGCCCACGATTCAATTCAAGCGGTTTTACGAGGTCCAGTCGAACATCAACCTGACCGGCCATATCGGGAACTCGCTGATAATCATCGTGTCGGAAACTGCGATGGGCGTGACCGGGGAGGATGCCGCGACGCTCGAGGAAGTGATGAAGGAAGCCGCCGCCAAATGTGCGGACGAGATCAACCAGTCCGAGCAAGACCTGGTGCAGTGGTTCATCGACGAAGGCATTCAAATTAACGAAGTCGACAAGGCCGCCTTTCAGGAAGCAGTGGCACCGATCGTCACCGACGAAAGCAAGGTACCCTACACACTCGAGATGTACGAGCGCCTCCAGGCGCTGGGGCAGTAA
- a CDS encoding GntR family transcriptional regulator, whose product MTKEDRPHAPKARKQRSRNAPPAPSRRERLRTSRVSDVIYDDLRSAIIRMDLRPGDPVVEAHIRDRHGVSRTPVREAVLRLAEEGLVDVVSKSGTFVSRIPLVALREAIVARRALEAVTCAAAAERASESDVMSLRAIVQRQRERAETGDLEFFHDADDAFHAEVAAIAQYPGLWTMISNIRVQVERYRRLTLPQPGRMKMVVQEHAAVVDAIAAHDAETAVKAMHVHLDKLQLDISIFRDLWPECFIIDFPIDNLAAE is encoded by the coding sequence ATGACGAAGGAAGACAGGCCACACGCCCCCAAAGCGCGAAAGCAGCGCAGCCGTAACGCACCACCCGCGCCGTCGAGGCGAGAGCGGCTGCGGACCAGCCGCGTTTCAGATGTCATCTACGACGACCTGCGCTCTGCAATCATCAGAATGGATCTTCGCCCCGGCGATCCAGTGGTTGAGGCTCACATCAGGGACCGCCACGGCGTCAGCCGCACCCCGGTGCGCGAGGCTGTATTGCGCCTGGCCGAAGAAGGATTGGTCGACGTTGTCTCCAAATCGGGAACGTTCGTGAGCAGGATTCCCCTCGTTGCCCTGAGAGAAGCCATCGTCGCCCGGCGCGCGCTGGAGGCGGTGACTTGTGCCGCCGCAGCTGAGAGGGCTTCGGAAAGCGATGTCATGAGTTTGCGGGCAATTGTCCAGCGTCAAAGAGAACGAGCAGAGACCGGCGATCTCGAGTTCTTTCACGATGCCGACGATGCGTTCCACGCGGAAGTCGCCGCCATCGCCCAATATCCGGGCCTCTGGACAATGATCAGTAATATCCGGGTGCAGGTTGAACGCTATCGCCGGCTGACATTACCACAGCCCGGCCGCATGAAAATGGTGGTGCAGGAGCACGCTGCCGTTGTCGATGCCATTGCCGCACACGACGCCGAGACGGCCGTGAAGGCCATGCATGTTCATCTGGACAAACTTCAATTGGACATTTCGATCTTCCGCGACCTTTGGCCGGAATGCTTCATCATCGATTTTCCTATCGACAACCTGGCGGCCGAATAG
- the iolB gene encoding 5-deoxy-glucuronate isomerase: protein MTDLLRKPFGTRGKVHEITPQSAGWRYVGFSLYRLRAGDSAAEATGDREVILVMVEGRAAIKGAGQDWGVLGERMNVFEKTPPHCLYLPNGTEWDATAETDCVLAVCSAPGMGGHAARRIGPDGISLATRGKGTNTRHINNIAMENEDYADSLLVTEVFTPAGHWSSYPSHRHDEDDYPRITYLEETYYHRLNPADGFGIQRVYTDDLQLNETMAVSNEDVVLVPRGHHPCGAPYGFEMYYLNVMAGPLRKWRFVPAPPVEWIMKRDA from the coding sequence ATGACAGATCTTCTGCGCAAACCCTTCGGCACCCGTGGCAAGGTACACGAAATCACGCCGCAAAGCGCCGGTTGGCGATACGTGGGATTTTCGCTCTATCGATTGCGGGCGGGCGACAGCGCCGCCGAAGCCACCGGTGACCGAGAGGTCATCCTTGTCATGGTTGAGGGCAGGGCGGCCATAAAAGGGGCAGGGCAGGATTGGGGCGTATTGGGCGAGCGGATGAATGTCTTCGAAAAGACGCCCCCGCATTGCCTCTACCTACCGAACGGAACTGAGTGGGATGCCACAGCCGAAACTGATTGCGTGCTTGCCGTGTGTTCCGCCCCGGGCATGGGCGGCCACGCGGCGCGCCGCATCGGCCCGGATGGCATATCCCTGGCAACGCGCGGAAAGGGCACAAACACCCGCCACATCAACAACATCGCGATGGAGAACGAGGATTACGCCGACAGCCTGCTGGTGACGGAAGTCTTCACCCCGGCCGGTCACTGGTCTTCCTATCCAAGCCACCGCCATGACGAGGACGACTATCCCCGCATCACCTATTTGGAAGAAACCTACTACCACCGTCTCAACCCGGCAGATGGCTTTGGCATCCAGCGCGTCTACACGGATGATCTGCAACTCAACGAAACGATGGCGGTTTCTAATGAAGATGTGGTTCTTGTGCCACGCGGCCACCACCCATGTGGCGCCCCCTATGGCTTTGAGATGTACTACCTCAACGTCATGGCTGGCCCGCTGCGCAAATGGCGTTTCGTGCCGGCGCCTCCGGTCGAGTGGATCATGAAGCGTGATGCGTAA
- the iolE gene encoding myo-inosose-2 dehydratase yields MAVKIGISLIAWQNDDLPDLTRDYTTEGAMQDAARIGYSGVERGRRMPADTEGLRAYLDRYGVSLCGGWCSGNLLVNDLATEKDAIRGQVEQFASLGAPCIVYAECSNTIQGDIARPVSQRPKLSREEVTGYAAKLSELAKWSRDQGVVLSYHHHMGAIVQDAEDIDWLMEGSDPALTLLYDTGHLHFAGADPLAVLDKWADRVHHVHFKDVRQPVLDWVHAEDRSFLDGVASGVYSVPGDPDGCIDFTAIIDRLKAMDYDGWIVVEAEQDPGKAPPFEYSKLGYDHIVAICTRSGLTIES; encoded by the coding sequence ATGGCTGTGAAGATCGGCATCTCCCTGATCGCTTGGCAGAACGACGACCTGCCGGACCTTACGAGGGATTACACCACAGAAGGCGCGATGCAGGATGCCGCGCGCATCGGCTACAGCGGCGTGGAACGCGGGCGCCGGATGCCCGCCGACACCGAAGGTTTGCGCGCCTACCTTGACCGCTATGGTGTGAGCCTGTGCGGCGGTTGGTGCTCGGGCAACCTGCTGGTCAATGACCTCGCAACTGAGAAGGACGCGATCCGGGGCCAGGTTGAGCAGTTCGCTTCCCTCGGAGCACCGTGTATCGTTTACGCGGAATGCTCCAATACAATTCAGGGCGACATCGCCCGGCCGGTCAGCCAACGCCCCAAGTTGAGCCGCGAGGAGGTAACGGGCTATGCCGCGAAACTCTCGGAACTGGCCAAATGGTCGCGCGATCAAGGCGTTGTACTATCCTACCACCACCACATGGGGGCGATCGTGCAAGATGCCGAAGATATCGACTGGCTCATGGAGGGCAGCGATCCGGCGCTGACATTACTCTACGATACCGGCCACCTGCACTTCGCCGGCGCCGACCCGCTGGCAGTTCTGGACAAGTGGGCCGACCGCGTTCATCACGTACACTTCAAGGATGTGAGGCAGCCGGTTCTGGATTGGGTCCATGCCGAGGATCGCAGCTTCCTCGACGGGGTAGCCTCCGGGGTCTATTCTGTGCCGGGCGACCCGGACGGCTGCATCGATTTCACGGCCATCATCGATCGACTGAAGGCGATGGACTACGACGGTTGGATCGTCGTCGAGGCCGAGCAAGACCCGGGCAAGGCGCCACCCTTCGAGTACTCAAAGCTCGGCTACGACCACATCGTAGCAATCTGCACCCGCTCCGGCCTGACAATAGAGAGTTGA
- the iolD gene encoding 3D-(3,5/4)-trihydroxycyclohexane-1,2-dione acylhydrolase (decyclizing), with protein sequence MEKTIRLTAAQAMIRYIAAQKNGDGERFIEGCWAIFGHGNVAGIGEALHANKDSFPTWRGHNEQTMAHAAIAYAKQLGRRKAMAVTSSIGPGAANMVTAAALAHVNRLPVLLVPGDVFADRGPDPVLQQVEDWGDGTITVNDCFKPVTRYFDRITRPEQLLTALPRAFRTMTDPAECGPVCLSFCQDVQAEAYDYPESFFEPKIWRQRRIRPDEAELATVAEMIRAAERPVIIAGGGVHYADATEDLAHFVEAHNIPVTETQAGKSALLWDHPLNLGPIGVTGGEAANVVCAEADVIIGVGTRFQDFTTGSWGLFANPARRLISLNVAAYDAMKHGAVPLLADAAKGLQELDKELEGYISPARTDGLKDEWFGKVDPLTAAPQGNELPTDMQVIGAVQRAANEDTVVMCAAGTMPGELHKLWKAGRPGSYHMEYGFSCMGYEIAGAMGIKMAAPERDVICFTGDGTYMMANSEMATAAMMGISFTVVVTDNRGYGCINRLQMGCGGAEFNNLLEHTIHETPSSIDFAKHAESMGAVSVKVGSIAELEAALAKRGEATGPYVIVIDTDPYPSTEHGGTWWDVGVPEVSERDEVKAARTNYETSKKTQRAD encoded by the coding sequence ATGGAAAAGACGATCCGACTGACCGCCGCCCAGGCTATGATACGCTATATTGCGGCGCAGAAAAACGGCGACGGTGAGAGATTCATCGAAGGCTGCTGGGCGATTTTCGGACACGGCAACGTCGCTGGAATCGGTGAGGCGCTTCACGCTAACAAGGACAGCTTTCCCACCTGGCGCGGCCATAACGAGCAGACGATGGCACATGCCGCCATCGCCTATGCCAAGCAATTGGGGCGCCGCAAAGCAATGGCGGTAACATCCTCCATCGGGCCGGGGGCTGCCAATATGGTGACGGCAGCAGCCCTGGCCCATGTGAACCGGCTGCCAGTGTTGCTGGTTCCCGGCGACGTTTTTGCTGACCGTGGTCCCGACCCGGTGCTGCAACAGGTCGAGGATTGGGGGGACGGGACGATCACGGTGAACGACTGCTTCAAACCGGTGACCCGATACTTTGATCGGATCACCCGACCAGAACAGTTGCTGACCGCACTGCCGCGAGCATTCCGCACGATGACCGACCCGGCGGAGTGCGGCCCGGTCTGCCTGTCGTTCTGTCAGGACGTGCAGGCAGAGGCCTACGATTATCCCGAGAGCTTCTTTGAGCCTAAGATCTGGCGCCAGCGTCGCATCCGCCCCGACGAGGCGGAATTGGCCACTGTGGCGGAAATGATCCGCGCAGCCGAGCGGCCGGTGATCATCGCCGGCGGCGGTGTACATTATGCGGACGCGACCGAGGACTTGGCACACTTCGTCGAAGCGCACAACATCCCGGTGACAGAGACCCAGGCCGGCAAATCGGCGTTGCTCTGGGATCATCCGCTAAATCTCGGCCCAATCGGCGTCACTGGCGGCGAGGCGGCCAACGTCGTTTGCGCCGAAGCGGACGTTATCATCGGCGTCGGTACGCGGTTCCAGGATTTTACCACAGGTTCCTGGGGGTTGTTTGCCAACCCGGCGCGCAGGCTGATCTCGCTCAACGTCGCGGCCTATGACGCGATGAAGCACGGTGCGGTGCCTTTGCTGGCCGATGCGGCTAAGGGATTGCAAGAACTGGACAAGGAACTGGAAGGTTACATCTCGCCGGCCCGGACCGACGGGCTCAAGGACGAGTGGTTCGGCAAGGTCGACCCCCTGACCGCCGCCCCGCAAGGCAATGAACTGCCTACCGATATGCAGGTGATCGGCGCCGTCCAGCGTGCCGCTAATGAGGATACGGTCGTGATGTGCGCCGCCGGTACGATGCCGGGCGAATTGCACAAGCTTTGGAAGGCCGGCAGGCCGGGCTCGTATCACATGGAGTATGGCTTCTCCTGCATGGGCTACGAGATCGCAGGTGCCATGGGCATCAAGATGGCCGCGCCGGAGCGCGACGTCATCTGCTTCACGGGCGATGGCACCTACATGATGGCCAATTCCGAGATGGCGACGGCGGCGATGATGGGCATCTCCTTTACCGTGGTCGTGACCGATAATCGAGGCTACGGCTGCATCAACCGCCTGCAGATGGGCTGCGGCGGGGCCGAGTTCAACAACCTTCTCGAACACACGATCCACGAGACGCCGTCGTCGATAGACTTTGCAAAGCACGCCGAGTCGATGGGTGCGGTCTCGGTCAAGGTCGGCTCGATCGCCGAACTGGAGGCAGCGTTGGCGAAGCGCGGCGAGGCAACAGGTCCATACGTGATTGTGATTGACACCGATCCCTATCCGTCGACTGAACACGGTGGAACCTGGTGGGACGTGGGCGTGCCGGAAGTGTCAGAGCGCGACGAGGTCAAAGCTGCCCGCACCAATTACGAGACCAGCAAAAAGACACAGAGGGCAGACTGA
- a CDS encoding bifunctional 5-dehydro-2-deoxygluconokinase/5-dehydro-2-deoxyphosphogluconate aldolase: MKQLDLITIGRSSVDLYGAQIGGRLEDMGSFDKYIGGSPTNIACGTARLGLKSAVITGVGDEHMGRFIREQLVREGVNVDGVKTDPDRLTALVLLGIRDQEQFPLIFYRENCADMGLTVADIDPEFIRSARAVVATGTHLSHPQVEAATLKALTLARETGMRTALDIDYRPNLWGVASHGEGESRFVESATVTAKLQSTLHLFDLIVGTEEEFHIAGGTTDTIAALRKVRQVSGATLVCKRGAAGAVAFTGEVPESLDDGEAGPGFPIEVFNVLGAGDGFMSGLLKGWLDDEDWPTALKYANACGAFAVSRHGCTPAYPSWEELQFFFKRGIKRPDLRNDVELEQVHWATNRQGDWSTVKTFAFDHRLQLEEMDGYTLEKGARFKELCLDAALTVQDGQSGYGILCDNRIGRSALHRASGTGLWIGRPTELPGSRPIEFETDLGEDFGRFREWPRENVVKLLIFVHPDDDRETMDAHIHRVRRLFTAARRNNLEFLLEIIPSKVGPVDDETSAKLIQTFYDAGVYPDWWKLEPFKTEAAWQNAARAIEFNDPRTRGIVVLGLDAPEDELAASFALAAKQPLVKGFAVGRTIFGNAARNWLTGTITDGEAVTEMAENYARLCVIWDKARAEARRNMG; this comes from the coding sequence ATGAAGCAGCTTGATCTCATCACCATCGGTCGTTCCTCGGTGGATCTCTACGGCGCGCAGATCGGCGGCCGACTTGAGGACATGGGCTCATTCGACAAGTACATCGGCGGTTCGCCAACCAACATCGCCTGCGGTACGGCACGGCTGGGATTGAAATCGGCTGTGATCACTGGCGTCGGAGACGAACACATGGGCCGGTTCATCCGCGAGCAACTGGTGCGCGAGGGCGTAAATGTCGATGGGGTCAAGACCGATCCCGACCGGCTGACTGCACTGGTGCTTCTGGGCATCCGCGACCAGGAACAGTTTCCGCTGATCTTTTACCGCGAGAACTGTGCCGACATGGGGCTGACGGTCGCCGATATCGATCCTGAATTCATCCGGTCTGCGCGCGCCGTAGTAGCAACAGGCACACATCTGTCCCACCCCCAGGTGGAGGCGGCGACACTCAAGGCGCTCACACTTGCGCGGGAAACCGGGATGCGAACCGCGCTGGACATCGACTACCGCCCCAATCTCTGGGGCGTCGCGAGCCACGGTGAGGGCGAGAGCCGTTTCGTCGAATCCGCAACGGTCACGGCCAAACTTCAATCGACGCTGCATCTCTTCGACCTTATCGTTGGTACAGAAGAAGAATTCCACATCGCGGGCGGTACCACAGACACCATCGCGGCGCTGCGTAAGGTCCGGCAGGTGTCGGGGGCAACGCTGGTGTGCAAGCGCGGCGCAGCTGGCGCTGTGGCATTTACCGGCGAGGTGCCGGAAAGCCTCGACGATGGCGAGGCTGGTCCAGGCTTTCCTATTGAGGTTTTCAACGTTCTCGGAGCTGGGGACGGCTTTATGTCGGGTTTGCTGAAGGGGTGGCTCGATGATGAGGACTGGCCCACGGCGCTAAAATACGCCAATGCCTGCGGTGCTTTCGCAGTCAGCCGCCATGGATGCACCCCGGCTTATCCAAGCTGGGAGGAATTGCAGTTTTTCTTCAAGCGCGGCATCAAGCGTCCCGACCTGCGCAACGACGTTGAACTGGAGCAGGTGCACTGGGCAACAAACCGTCAGGGCGATTGGTCAACCGTGAAGACTTTCGCGTTTGACCACCGCCTCCAACTCGAGGAGATGGACGGTTACACGCTGGAAAAGGGCGCCCGGTTCAAGGAACTTTGTCTCGACGCTGCGCTCACGGTGCAGGACGGCCAGTCGGGCTACGGCATCCTCTGCGACAACCGGATCGGGCGGTCGGCGCTGCACCGAGCCAGCGGAACGGGCCTTTGGATCGGGCGGCCGACCGAACTGCCCGGCTCGCGCCCCATCGAATTCGAAACAGACCTCGGCGAAGACTTCGGGCGGTTTCGCGAATGGCCACGGGAGAATGTGGTCAAGCTGCTGATTTTCGTGCATCCGGACGACGACCGGGAAACGATGGACGCGCATATCCATCGCGTCCGACGACTGTTCACTGCCGCGCGGCGAAACAACCTGGAGTTCCTGCTGGAAATCATCCCGTCCAAGGTCGGACCCGTGGATGACGAGACCTCTGCCAAGTTGATCCAGACCTTCTACGACGCGGGTGTGTATCCCGACTGGTGGAAGCTGGAGCCGTTCAAGACCGAAGCCGCCTGGCAAAATGCCGCCCGCGCCATCGAATTCAACGATCCCCGCACGCGTGGTATCGTAGTCCTCGGACTCGACGCGCCGGAAGACGAGCTTGCAGCGAGCTTCGCGCTTGCGGCGAAACAGCCGCTGGTCAAGGGCTTTGCTGTGGGCCGCACAATCTTTGGCAATGCCGCGCGCAACTGGCTTACGGGTACCATCACAGACGGGGAAGCGGTGACGGAGATGGCCGAAAACTACGCCCGCCTTTGCGTCATCTGGGACAAGGCACGGGCCGAAGCCCGCCGGAACATGGGATAA